AGATATTTTCTATAAAGTTTATCACTATCTACTATAATTTCAATAAATTCTATGTAATGAGCTTCAAGCATAGGGTGTTTTGTATCTTTTCCAATTTTTACAAGGTATCCATTTTCTTTTTCCTCTATATAAGGAACATGTTTCTCAGTTGAAGCATCTTGAGTTTTAGCTTCCAGTTTCTCCATCATATCATTACCAGATGCGGAACATCCTTTTCCTTCAGAAACTACTTCAAATACCATATCACAATCTTTGCATTTAAAAAATTCATTTTTTGCCATATATAACACCTCCATAATAATTTCATGCTAATTTAATTATTCAAGCAGTTTTTACAAATTCCTTTAAAATAAAGATGATGTTCTTTAATTTCACATGCATCCAATTCCTTAGAGCTCAATAATTCTTGATTTACATCTAGATCATATATTTTTCCACACTGCTCACATTTAAAATGACCATGTATAGCCATATCTATATCATATCTAGTTTCATTTTCTTCAATTACTATAACATTGGCTATTTCTTTTTCGATAAAAAGATTTAATGTATTATATACAGTTGTTTTTGATAATGTTGGTATTTCAGTACATAGAGCTTTATATATCATATCTACTGTTGGATGGTTCCTCTCTTCATATAAATATTGAAAAACCTTCATTCTTTGATATGATGGTTTTATTGAATGGCATTTCAAATATTCACCAATGTTCTCTATTTCTATTCCCATTATTCTCCCCTCCTTAACCAATCTAAGTCAAAATTGTAATCATTATATATTTAATGATATACCGATTTTCTAATTATGTCAAGTTAGTTTTCAAATCATTAATGTTTTTTTGCATAAGAAACCTATGAATTCCTTTACCATATTCATTTTCTTGATATTCAACTATATCATATCCTAAGTGTTTATACATTCCTATAGCTATTTTATTTTCTGGATCTACAGTAAGTGAAATAGTTTCATATCCTTTTTCTTTAAGATATTTTTCACTCTCATTCATTATTTTTTTTCCATTTCCCATATGTCTGAATTCTTTTAGAGTACATATTCCATAAAGAAATACTTCCTTTTTATCAAAGCACTGTATATACTCAACTATTGATATTATTTTACCATCTTTTTCTAAAACAAATACCTTTCCATATCTAAGAAGAGCTTTCAATATCCAAAGATCTACTCCTCCCTTTCCTCCAAAAGCTTCTTCTTCTAATTCA
This is a stretch of genomic DNA from Fusobacterium sp.. It encodes these proteins:
- a CDS encoding desulfoferrodoxin family protein translates to MAKNEFFKCKDCDMVFEVVSEGKGCSASGNDMMEKLEAKTQDASTEKHVPYIEEKENGYLVKIGKDTKHPMLEAHYIEFIEIIVDSDKLYRKYLKPGDEPEAFFEVPKGSKVVAYEYCNIHGLWKDR
- a CDS encoding transcriptional repressor; translation: MGIEIENIGEYLKCHSIKPSYQRMKVFQYLYEERNHPTVDMIYKALCTEIPTLSKTTVYNTLNLFIEKEIANVIVIEENETRYDIDMAIHGHFKCEQCGKIYDLDVNQELLSSKELDACEIKEHHLYFKGICKNCLNN
- a CDS encoding N-acetyltransferase — encoded protein: MILKELNRADLPLISEIVELEEEAFGGKGGVDLWILKALLRYGKVFVLEKDGKIISIVEYIQCFDKKEVFLYGICTLKEFRHMGNGKKIMNESEKYLKEKGYETISLTVDPENKIAIGMYKHLGYDIVEYQENEYGKGIHRFLMQKNINDLKTNLT